From Methanococcus maripaludis, the proteins below share one genomic window:
- a CDS encoding FmdE family protein, which yields MNDVLSKVTDKEYSKQIEDVIRFHGHLSGGAFIGIQMYNIAKKFLDINDGERVYATCETKNCMPDAFQVLGNCTTGNKRLSIKDHDIMAVTVNKIIPENDIGTGVRIVFDHKKAEKYPALYNWFMNIKKVPHEEVISDLIDAGDSIYSWKSVEIHVSEKKPKFSAVCGLCGESFIKKGIDDENICPNCAEKSAE from the coding sequence ATGAATGATGTATTATCAAAAGTAACGGACAAAGAATATTCAAAACAGATAGAAGACGTTATCAGATTTCACGGGCATTTAAGCGGAGGTGCATTTATCGGGATACAGATGTACAATATTGCAAAAAAATTTCTTGATATAAATGACGGAGAGCGAGTTTATGCAACATGCGAAACTAAAAACTGCATGCCTGATGCATTTCAGGTTCTTGGAAATTGTACGACTGGAAACAAACGTTTGAGCATAAAAGACCACGACATCATGGCAGTAACTGTAAACAAGATAATTCCTGAAAATGATATTGGTACAGGGGTTAGGATAGTGTTTGATCATAAAAAAGCTGAAAAATACCCTGCACTTTACAACTGGTTTATGAATATAAAAAAAGTGCCCCATGAAGAAGTAATTTCTGATTTAATCGATGCAGGGGATAGTATTTATTCATGGAAGTCTGTTGAAATTCACGTTTCTGAAAAAAAGCCAAAATTTTCTGCAGTATGCGGGCTTTGTGGTGAATCTTTTATTAAAAAAGGTATTGATGATGAAAATATCTGCCCAAATTGTGCAGAAAAATCTGCCGAATAA
- a CDS encoding Rossmann-like domain-containing protein: MIVDNLADKTLEILKNGDKLTLKEYSIAIPYAYVIVEGEKGVKMGVSMVLDSKCHYRRDFDETSLESIIECAKGYNLTERTLAMAAINAVSQYYIDFTESKNEDVLDLIVSDKDIKKIGFVGNIAPVVNELREIEGKNYEIYVFERNSSSCGAELIDDTFEYRLLPEMDAVVITGTTLVNDTIDFVLERSKNAKLKILTGPTAQINPDFLKNSGITHTASTRVINIDKTVTDLKHGSSFGIFSRNSSKYSMKVKDNNE; this comes from the coding sequence ATGATAGTGGACAATTTAGCTGATAAAACACTTGAAATTTTAAAAAATGGAGATAAATTAACATTAAAAGAATATTCAATAGCAATACCTTATGCTTATGTAATTGTTGAGGGTGAAAAGGGGGTTAAAATGGGAGTTTCGATGGTTCTCGATTCAAAATGCCATTACCGACGAGATTTTGATGAAACTTCTCTTGAATCCATTATAGAATGTGCTAAAGGCTACAATCTGACTGAAAGAACACTTGCAATGGCCGCGATAAATGCAGTTTCCCAGTATTATATAGATTTTACTGAGTCAAAGAACGAAGATGTTTTGGATTTGATTGTATCAGACAAAGATATTAAAAAAATAGGGTTTGTTGGGAATATTGCACCAGTTGTAAATGAATTACGTGAAATTGAGGGCAAAAATTATGAAATATATGTATTTGAGAGAAATTCTTCGTCTTGCGGTGCAGAATTAATTGATGATACGTTTGAATATCGTTTACTTCCAGAAATGGACGCGGTAGTGATAACGGGAACAACTCTTGTAAACGACACGATAGATTTTGTGCTGGAGCGCTCAAAAAATGCAAAATTAAAAATTTTAACAGGGCCAACTGCTCAAATAAACCCTGATTTCCTGAAAAATTCGGGAATTACGCACACTGCATCAACAAGAGTAATAAATATTGATAAAACAGTCACAGATTTAAAACACGGTTCTTCTTTTGGAATTTTTAGCAGGAATTCTTCGAAATATTCCATGAAAGTTAAAGATAATAATGAATAA